A single genomic interval of candidate division WOR-3 bacterium harbors:
- a CDS encoding rhomboid family intramembrane serine protease: MIPLYDDIKSRHRPYINYCLIGACSVVWILQFTRSPEAFEWQIRQFGMIPAKIVQGQSLWTLFSSMFMHGGWFHFLGNMLYLWIFGDNVEDTLGHFFYLFVYIISGLAGNLLQVLVAPFSRIPTIGASGAISGIMGAYFVFFPRARILTLVPFFFFIRLIYLPASLLLGFWILFQILYGCSSSPGTGGGVAYFVHIGGFVCGVLIALLVRKRVQRPWYEIY, encoded by the coding sequence ATGATTCCACTTTACGATGACATCAAATCCCGGCATCGGCCCTATATTAACTACTGTCTCATCGGTGCCTGTTCGGTGGTTTGGATATTACAGTTCACCCGTTCGCCCGAGGCTTTTGAATGGCAGATAAGGCAGTTTGGTATGATACCGGCAAAAATCGTCCAGGGACAGAGCCTCTGGACCCTTTTCAGTTCTATGTTTATGCATGGCGGTTGGTTTCACTTTTTAGGCAATATGCTCTACCTCTGGATATTTGGTGACAATGTCGAAGACACTCTGGGCCATTTCTTTTACCTCTTTGTTTATATCATCTCCGGACTTGCCGGCAATCTACTCCAGGTGTTGGTCGCTCCTTTTTCGCGCATCCCTACCATCGGTGCCTCCGGTGCAATTTCTGGAATAATGGGCGCCTATTTTGTTTTCTTTCCGCGTGCCCGGATTTTAACCCTGGTCCCCTTCTTTTTCTTTATCCGTTTAATCTATCTTCCCGCTTCACTTCTCTTAGGATTCTGGATACTGTTCCAAATCCTGTACGGTTGCTCCTCTTCACCGGGAACCGGTGGTGGCGTGGCTTATTTCGTGCACATTGGCGGTTTTGTCTGTGGCGTATTAATTGCGTTACTGGTCAGGAAACGGGTCCAGCGTCCCTGGTACGAAATTTACTGA
- the ispF gene encoding 2-C-methyl-D-erythritol 2,4-cyclodiphosphate synthase: MLPYRVGLGFDAHLLKKGRPLILGGIHIPCSYGLMGYSDADVLVHSIIDALLGALALPDIGTLFPDSDPKYQNACSTELLQTVVKRIKRSRWQVAQIDSILITDIPRLTPFVVAIRENVAKQLKIAPVLIGLKAKTTEGTRIALKRKSIAALSIALLVPQKR; this comes from the coding sequence ATTCTTCCCTACCGTGTCGGCCTCGGTTTTGACGCCCATCTTCTAAAAAAAGGACGCCCTTTGATACTGGGCGGTATACATATCCCCTGCTCTTATGGATTGATGGGCTACTCTGATGCCGATGTACTCGTTCATTCCATCATTGATGCCCTGCTCGGCGCGCTGGCGCTGCCCGACATCGGCACCCTGTTCCCGGACAGTGACCCGAAGTACCAAAACGCCTGCAGTACCGAATTGTTACAAACCGTTGTTAAACGAATCAAACGGTCTCGCTGGCAGGTGGCACAGATTGACTCAATACTAATCACCGACATCCCGCGCCTTACGCCCTTTGTTGTTGCAATTAGAGAAAATGTTGCGAAACAGTTAAAAATTGCTCCGGTACTCATTGGGTTAAAGGCAAAGACAACCGAAGGCACCAGGATTGCCCTTAAACGTAAGAGCATCGCCGCACTCAGTATTGCGCTCCTTGTTCCCCAAAAACGATGA